In Marivirga salinae, a single window of DNA contains:
- a CDS encoding AAA family ATPase, with product MEEAQIENKSALQQKVKDVMSEVAKVVVGQEYMVNRLLIGLFTNGHVLLEGVPGLAKTLTVNTLANVLHLDFQRIQFTPDLMPSDLIGTMIYNQKQGNFEVKKGPIFSNLVLADEVNRSPAKVQSALLEAMQEKQVTIGETTFQLDRPFLVLATQNPVDQEGTYPLPEAQVDRFMLKVTVSYPTKSQELEVMRRMSNMTFNKDVNTILTKEEIFSIRDQVNQVEISESLERYIIELVYATRSPLDYGLKQEAEYIQYGVSPRASINLNLSAKAVAYMEGRDYVLPEDIKEVAYDVMNHRILLNYEAEADGVTTKDIIEKILKQVPIG from the coding sequence ATGGAAGAAGCACAGATAGAAAATAAAAGCGCATTGCAACAGAAAGTAAAGGACGTTATGTCTGAAGTGGCTAAAGTGGTAGTTGGACAAGAATACATGGTCAACCGTTTATTGATTGGTCTTTTCACTAACGGACATGTATTATTAGAAGGTGTTCCCGGTTTGGCAAAAACTTTAACTGTAAATACACTAGCTAATGTATTGCATTTAGATTTTCAAAGAATTCAGTTTACACCTGATTTAATGCCATCCGATTTGATCGGAACCATGATTTACAATCAGAAGCAAGGAAACTTTGAAGTGAAGAAAGGACCTATTTTCTCCAACTTAGTTTTGGCTGATGAGGTGAACCGTTCTCCTGCTAAAGTTCAATCGGCTCTTTTGGAAGCCATGCAGGAAAAACAAGTAACGATTGGAGAAACTACATTCCAATTGGATAGACCATTTTTGGTTTTAGCCACCCAAAACCCAGTGGATCAGGAAGGAACTTATCCTTTACCGGAAGCACAGGTCGATCGATTTATGCTAAAGGTAACGGTTAGTTATCCTACAAAATCTCAGGAGCTAGAAGTAATGAGAAGAATGTCGAATATGACATTTAATAAGGATGTTAATACTATTCTGACTAAAGAGGAAATATTTAGCATTAGAGATCAGGTAAATCAAGTAGAGATTTCTGAATCCTTAGAGCGCTATATAATCGAATTGGTTTATGCCACTCGATCTCCTTTAGATTATGGTTTGAAACAAGAAGCAGAATATATCCAATATGGAGTTTCACCTCGTGCTAGTATTAATTTAAACCTGAGCGCAAAGGCTGTTGCTTATATGGAAGGTAGAGATTACGTATTACCTGAAGATATAAAAGAAGTTGCTTATGATGTGATGAACCATAGAATTTTGCTCAACTATGAAGCAGAAGCAGATGGGGTAACAACAAAGGATATCATTGAAAAAATATTAAAACAAGTGCCTATTGGTTAA
- a CDS encoding adenine phosphoribosyltransferase: MTLAEKINDQIRDIADFPKAGIIFKDITPVLSHPKLITETVDWFVEKAKNDGIDVIVGVESRGFLFGMMIAEKLGVPFVPVRKEGKLPYETIKYSYDLEYGSATMEIHKDAIKKGQNVMIHDDLLATGGTALAAAKLVKELGGKVGNFSFLIELGFLEGKKKLAKENEAVYSIVTY; this comes from the coding sequence ATGACATTAGCAGAAAAAATTAATGACCAAATTCGAGATATAGCTGACTTCCCGAAAGCAGGGATCATATTTAAAGACATTACGCCAGTTCTCTCACATCCAAAACTAATAACTGAAACTGTAGATTGGTTTGTAGAAAAAGCTAAAAATGACGGAATTGATGTGATAGTGGGAGTAGAATCCAGAGGATTTCTTTTTGGAATGATGATAGCCGAGAAATTAGGAGTACCATTTGTACCCGTAAGGAAAGAAGGTAAGTTACCTTATGAAACCATTAAATATTCTTATGATCTAGAATATGGAAGTGCCACCATGGAAATCCATAAAGATGCAATCAAAAAAGGGCAGAATGTAATGATTCATGATGACTTGCTGGCAACAGGAGGCACAGCCTTGGCTGCAGCCAAATTAGTGAAAGAATTAGGCGGAAAAGTAGGCAACTTTAGCTTTCTGATTGAGTTAGGCTTTTTGGAAGGCAAAAAAAAGCTAGCTAAAGAAAATGAAGCGGTTTATAGTATCGTTACTTATTAA
- a CDS encoding alpha-ketoacid dehydrogenase subunit alpha/beta, producing MQFDRKKLSNNQLINLYEQILLPRLIEEKMLILLRQNKISKWFSGIGQEAISVGSAAALQNDEYILPMHRNLGVFTTREIPLSRLFSQFQGKMKGFTKGRDRSFHFGTNEFHIVGMISHLGPQLGVADGIALANKLSGENKATLVFSGDGGSSEGDFHEALNVAAVWDLPVIFMIENNGYGLSTPSNEQFKFKNFVDKGPGYGMEAIKVDGNNILDVYHAVDTAAKKMRKNPKPILIEAMTFRMRGHEEASGTKYVPQELFDKWAKKDPVDNYEQFLLKEKIISQEEINELRASIKAEINKGLKLAGEDVYPEVSTEQQVADLFLPNNTKPIAPKSDKKSPKRYVDAISDGLKQSFEKYPELVIMGQDVADYGGVFKITEGFIDKFGKDRIRNTPLCESAIIGIGLGMSIKKQKSVIEMQFADFVTCGFNQIVNNLAKSHYRWGQNADVVVRMPTGAGVAAGPFHSQSNEAWFFHTPGLKIVFPSNPYEAKGLLAAAIEDPNPVMYFEHKALYRSLTEEIPDDYYTIEIGKANIINEGTDITIITYGMGVHWAKEAMNDLSDLSVELIDLRTLLPWDTETVEKSILKTGKVLICNEDCLTGSISGEIAAWISENCFEALDAPVMREGSLDTPVPFNADLEQNFLPKERIKTKLKKLAEY from the coding sequence ATGCAATTCGATAGAAAAAAATTATCCAACAACCAACTGATTAACCTCTACGAGCAAATTTTGTTGCCCCGACTCATAGAAGAAAAAATGTTGATCTTGCTTAGGCAGAATAAAATCAGCAAATGGTTCTCTGGAATCGGGCAGGAAGCAATTTCAGTTGGTTCGGCAGCAGCTTTGCAAAATGACGAATACATTTTACCAATGCATCGAAATCTTGGTGTATTCACCACTAGAGAAATTCCGCTGAGCAGATTGTTTTCCCAATTTCAGGGTAAGATGAAGGGGTTCACTAAGGGGAGAGATCGTTCTTTCCATTTCGGAACCAATGAATTTCATATTGTGGGTATGATATCTCACTTAGGCCCTCAATTGGGTGTTGCAGATGGAATTGCTCTGGCCAATAAATTAAGTGGTGAAAATAAAGCTACTCTTGTTTTTAGTGGAGATGGAGGAAGTTCTGAAGGAGATTTTCATGAAGCTTTGAATGTTGCCGCTGTTTGGGATCTGCCTGTTATCTTCATGATCGAAAATAATGGTTATGGACTTTCCACCCCGAGCAATGAGCAATTCAAATTCAAAAATTTTGTAGATAAAGGCCCTGGTTATGGAATGGAGGCCATCAAAGTAGATGGAAATAATATTTTGGATGTTTATCACGCTGTGGATACAGCCGCAAAAAAAATGCGCAAAAATCCTAAGCCTATTTTAATTGAAGCCATGACTTTCCGAATGAGGGGACATGAAGAAGCTTCAGGTACAAAATATGTTCCACAGGAATTATTTGATAAGTGGGCTAAAAAAGATCCAGTCGATAATTACGAGCAATTTTTATTGAAAGAAAAAATAATTTCTCAAGAAGAGATCAATGAGTTAAGAGCTAGCATTAAAGCAGAAATTAATAAAGGCTTAAAACTTGCTGGGGAAGATGTATATCCAGAAGTGAGTACTGAACAGCAAGTTGCTGATTTATTTTTGCCCAATAACACAAAACCTATAGCACCAAAATCAGACAAAAAAAGCCCTAAAAGATATGTTGATGCCATTTCAGATGGACTAAAGCAATCATTTGAGAAATATCCTGAATTAGTGATTATGGGTCAGGATGTTGCCGATTATGGAGGTGTTTTTAAAATCACGGAAGGATTTATTGACAAATTCGGCAAAGACAGAATCCGAAATACACCACTTTGCGAATCAGCCATTATTGGTATTGGTTTAGGAATGAGCATCAAAAAGCAAAAATCTGTAATCGAAATGCAATTTGCGGATTTTGTGACTTGCGGATTTAATCAAATAGTGAACAATTTAGCTAAATCGCACTATCGTTGGGGGCAAAATGCTGATGTTGTGGTCAGAATGCCAACAGGGGCAGGAGTTGCGGCAGGACCTTTTCATTCCCAATCAAATGAGGCTTGGTTTTTCCATACACCGGGACTGAAAATCGTTTTCCCTTCCAATCCTTATGAAGCGAAAGGATTATTAGCTGCAGCTATAGAAGATCCGAATCCAGTAATGTATTTTGAGCACAAGGCACTTTATCGTTCTTTAACTGAGGAAATTCCTGATGATTATTATACTATTGAAATCGGAAAAGCTAACATAATTAATGAAGGAACTGATATCACTATCATTACTTACGGCATGGGCGTTCACTGGGCAAAAGAAGCAATGAATGATTTATCAGATTTATCTGTTGAGTTGATTGATTTAAGAACTTTATTGCCTTGGGATACTGAAACAGTCGAAAAAAGCATATTAAAAACGGGGAAAGTATTGATTTGCAATGAAGATTGCTTAACTGGTAGCATTAGCGGAGAAATAGCCGCTTGGATCAGTGAAAATTGTTTTGAAGCCTTAGATGCACCAGTAATGAGAGAAGGAAGTTTAGATACTCCAGTTCCTTTCAATGCAGATTTAGAGCAAAACTTTTTACCAAAAGAGAGGATTAAAACAAAGCTTAAGAAACTAGCTGAATATTAA
- a CDS encoding carbon-nitrogen hydrolase family protein, with protein sequence MQDNFIVTLENLKLKDYRSLLKSMKKAYAGWDDLWEVEHIKTLIDKFPEGQLCVLVNGQVAGCALSIIVDYSEFGDNHTYPQITGKESFDTHNPDGDVLYGIDVFVHPDFRGMRVGRRMYDARKDLVEQLNLHSIVAGGRLPGYSKYAEKMTPKQYIQKVIAKEIYDKTLSFQLSNDFHVKKVLKGYLPGDKQSAEYAALIEWNNIYYEPSEEYVHIPKTVIRLGLVQWQMRPTPSLKAMQEQIEFFIDVVSGYQCDFILFPELFNAPLMAEFNHLDEASAIRELAKYTEPLKEIFQEYAINYNVNIITGSMPVMSRGKLYNKGFLCRRDGTSETYEKIHMTPAEVSAWGMSGGKKIQAFDTDCGKIGINICYDVEFPEMGRLLADEGVKILFVPFLTDTQNGYMRVRLCAQARAIENECYVAIAGSVGNLPKVNNMDIQFAQSGVFTPSDFAFPTNGVKTEATPNTEMTVIADVDVNLLKELHTYGSVRNLKDRRKDLYTLKKK encoded by the coding sequence ATGCAAGATAATTTTATCGTTACCCTAGAGAATCTAAAATTAAAGGATTACCGCAGCTTACTGAAATCAATGAAGAAAGCTTATGCGGGTTGGGATGATTTATGGGAAGTAGAGCACATCAAAACCCTAATTGATAAATTTCCTGAAGGGCAATTATGCGTTTTAGTAAATGGACAAGTTGCGGGCTGCGCTTTATCTATTATAGTTGATTATTCCGAATTCGGTGATAATCATACCTATCCGCAGATTACAGGAAAGGAATCTTTTGACACTCATAATCCTGATGGAGATGTACTCTATGGGATAGATGTTTTTGTACACCCAGATTTTAGAGGAATGAGAGTGGGGCGTAGAATGTACGATGCTCGAAAAGATTTAGTAGAGCAATTGAATCTTCACTCTATTGTAGCTGGCGGAAGACTACCAGGTTATTCGAAATACGCTGAGAAGATGACGCCCAAGCAATATATTCAAAAAGTAATTGCTAAAGAGATTTATGACAAAACCTTGTCCTTCCAATTATCAAATGACTTCCACGTAAAGAAAGTTTTAAAAGGCTATTTACCTGGCGATAAACAATCTGCAGAGTATGCCGCTTTAATTGAGTGGAATAATATTTATTATGAACCTTCGGAGGAATATGTCCATATTCCAAAAACGGTAATTCGTTTAGGATTAGTGCAATGGCAAATGCGACCAACTCCATCTTTAAAGGCAATGCAGGAGCAAATTGAATTCTTTATTGATGTGGTAAGTGGTTATCAATGTGATTTTATTTTATTCCCTGAATTATTCAATGCCCCATTAATGGCAGAATTCAACCATTTGGATGAAGCTTCAGCCATCAGAGAATTGGCAAAATATACTGAGCCTTTAAAAGAAATTTTTCAGGAGTATGCCATTAATTATAATGTGAATATCATTACTGGAAGTATGCCAGTAATGAGCAGAGGTAAACTTTACAATAAAGGATTTTTGTGCAGAAGAGATGGAACTAGCGAAACCTATGAAAAAATCCACATGACGCCTGCAGAAGTAAGTGCATGGGGAATGAGTGGGGGAAAGAAAATTCAAGCTTTCGATACAGATTGTGGTAAAATTGGAATTAATATTTGCTATGATGTTGAATTCCCTGAAATGGGAAGATTATTGGCAGATGAAGGAGTTAAGATTTTATTTGTTCCATTTTTAACGGATACTCAAAATGGATATATGCGGGTAAGACTATGTGCTCAGGCACGTGCAATAGAAAATGAGTGTTATGTTGCCATAGCAGGAAGTGTTGGTAACTTGCCTAAAGTAAATAACATGGATATTCAGTTTGCGCAGTCTGGAGTATTTACACCATCTGATTTTGCTTTCCCTACTAATGGGGTTAAAACCGAAGCTACGCCTAACACTGAGATGACAGTAATTGCAGATGTAGATGTTAATTTGCTAAAAGAATTGCATACTTACGGAAGCGTGCGTAATTTGAAGGATAGAAGAAAAGATTTATACACACTTAAAAAGAAATAG
- the lipA gene encoding lipoyl synthase — MIDLPVVSQEEKKKNKKPDWLRVKLPVGKEYANVRKIVDENKLHTICESGNCPNMGECWGAGTATFMILGNVCTRSCSFCAVATGRPPEYDEQEPQRVAEAIKKMGVKHAVLTSVNRDELKDRGAEIWYQTVVKTKELSPETTIETLIPDVKGKWDALYRMIEAGQEVVSHNVETVPSLYRRVRPQAKYQRSLDQIKLTKEYGKRTKTGIMVGLGETHDEMFAAMDDLVAHGCDILTVGQYLQPTKRHHDVIEYVHPDVFDMYREEGLKRGLKYVESGPLVRSSYHAERHVNVPI, encoded by the coding sequence ATGATAGATTTACCGGTAGTAAGCCAAGAAGAAAAAAAGAAAAATAAAAAACCTGATTGGTTAAGGGTTAAATTACCTGTTGGTAAAGAGTATGCAAACGTTCGCAAGATTGTGGATGAAAATAAATTGCATACTATCTGCGAAAGCGGTAATTGCCCGAATATGGGAGAATGCTGGGGAGCAGGTACTGCCACTTTCATGATTCTAGGAAATGTATGTACCAGAAGCTGTTCATTTTGTGCAGTAGCTACTGGTCGACCACCAGAATATGATGAGCAAGAACCACAAAGAGTAGCAGAAGCTATCAAAAAAATGGGGGTGAAACATGCTGTTTTGACTTCTGTTAATAGAGATGAGTTGAAAGACAGAGGTGCAGAAATTTGGTATCAAACTGTTGTGAAAACAAAAGAACTTTCTCCTGAAACTACAATAGAAACATTAATTCCTGACGTAAAAGGAAAATGGGATGCTTTATACAGAATGATTGAAGCTGGACAAGAAGTGGTTTCTCACAACGTGGAAACGGTTCCTAGTCTTTACAGAAGAGTAAGACCTCAAGCCAAATATCAAAGAAGTTTAGACCAGATCAAACTTACTAAGGAATACGGGAAAAGAACAAAAACCGGTATTATGGTTGGTTTAGGTGAAACTCATGATGAGATGTTTGCGGCTATGGATGATTTAGTAGCACATGGCTGCGATATTTTAACTGTTGGACAATATTTACAACCTACTAAAAGGCACCATGATGTAATTGAATATGTACATCCTGATGTTTTTGATATGTACAGAGAAGAAGGATTGAAAAGAGGCTTGAAATATGTTGAGTCAGGTCCATTAGTGCGATCTTCTTACCATGCCGAAAGACACGTAAACGTCCCTATTTAA
- the ytxJ gene encoding bacillithiol system redox-active protein YtxJ produces MNWNRLDSKETLDKIIEDSNENPIVIFKHSTSCSISAMALNRLERSWNESEMAEVKAYYLDLISYRDISNTVAEIFGVMHQSPQVLLIKNGECVYDDSHMGISYQNLKSGVAA; encoded by the coding sequence ATGAATTGGAATAGATTAGATAGTAAAGAAACATTAGATAAAATCATTGAAGATTCTAATGAAAATCCAATAGTGATTTTTAAGCACAGCACTAGTTGTTCTATTAGTGCAATGGCTTTGAACAGATTAGAAAGAAGCTGGAATGAGAGCGAAATGGCTGAAGTAAAAGCATATTATTTAGATTTGATTTCCTATAGAGACATATCAAATACAGTTGCTGAAATATTTGGAGTGATGCACCAATCTCCCCAAGTTTTGTTAATAAAAAATGGAGAATGTGTTTATGATGATTCACATATGGGAATCAGTTATCAAAATTTGAAATCAGGAGTTGCTGCTTAA
- a CDS encoding OsmC family protein, whose protein sequence is MATSSIKYVHLLKTKATHNGSGNSLITDAPVDNNGEGAYFSPTDLAATSLASCMFTVMGIYADQNKLELGEINCDLQKEMAANPRRIKAITIDINWKTNLSEDEIQKLKKIALNCPVAKSLHPDIEQNVTFNLL, encoded by the coding sequence ATGGCAACTTCATCTATAAAATACGTCCACTTGTTAAAAACAAAAGCGACTCATAATGGTTCGGGAAATTCTTTAATTACTGATGCTCCAGTCGATAATAATGGGGAAGGAGCCTATTTTTCTCCTACCGATTTAGCGGCTACCTCACTTGCAAGCTGTATGTTTACCGTTATGGGGATTTATGCTGATCAAAATAAATTGGAATTAGGTGAAATCAATTGCGATTTACAAAAAGAAATGGCGGCAAATCCAAGAAGGATTAAAGCTATTACTATTGACATCAATTGGAAAACTAACTTATCAGAGGATGAAATTCAGAAATTAAAGAAAATTGCCTTGAATTGTCCTGTAGCAAAAAGTTTACATCCTGATATTGAACAGAATGTAACTTTTAATTTGTTGTAA
- the ispF gene encoding 2-C-methyl-D-erythritol 2,4-cyclodiphosphate synthase produces the protein MNFRIGYGYDVHRLAEGEEFWLGGIKLDYHKGGVGHSDADVLIHVICDALLGAANLRDIGYHFSDQDPQYKGIDSKILLERTVALIREKGYEIGNLDVTVGLQKPKINPLIPEMVTVLSKVMRISEEDLSLKATTTEKLGFVGREEGVDAHAVALIYKVKSQSDLDQ, from the coding sequence ATGAATTTCAGAATAGGATATGGATATGATGTACACCGCCTAGCAGAAGGTGAAGAATTCTGGTTAGGAGGCATAAAGCTAGATTATCATAAAGGTGGAGTAGGGCATTCCGATGCGGATGTTTTAATTCATGTGATTTGTGATGCTTTATTAGGAGCTGCTAATTTGCGAGACATTGGTTATCATTTTTCAGATCAAGATCCACAATATAAAGGAATAGACAGTAAAATTCTACTAGAAAGAACCGTTGCTTTAATTAGGGAAAAGGGTTACGAAATTGGAAACTTGGATGTAACTGTAGGTTTGCAAAAACCAAAAATCAATCCTTTGATTCCCGAGATGGTCACTGTTTTATCTAAAGTGATGAGGATAAGTGAGGAGGATTTATCTTTAAAAGCTACTACAACCGAGAAATTGGGCTTTGTAGGCAGAGAAGAAGGTGTGGATGCACATGCTGTGGCTTTGATTTATAAGGTAAAGAGTCAAAGTGATTTAGATCAATAA
- the mnmD gene encoding tRNA (5-methylaminomethyl-2-thiouridine)(34)-methyltransferase MnmD codes for MENIKIITTEDGSHSLYHEGLKETYHSFHGALQESVHVFIEKGLRFWRTKSGLPKQVDIFEVGFGTGLNALLTAQFAIDNEVKINFTTIEPYPLDMEIIDQLNYATSIGQDNLKTVFKELHSCKWEENIEISPYFSIHKIKSKLEDFQTDQRFDVLFFDAFAPSKQAELWTADLLQKCFSLLREGGVFTTYSAKGQLKRDLKSVGFEVETLPGPPGKKEMVRGIVN; via the coding sequence ATGGAAAACATAAAAATCATAACTACTGAAGATGGTTCTCATTCCCTTTATCATGAAGGATTAAAGGAAACTTATCATTCTTTTCATGGTGCTTTGCAGGAGTCTGTTCATGTATTTATTGAAAAAGGCTTACGATTTTGGAGAACCAAATCAGGCTTGCCTAAGCAAGTTGATATTTTTGAAGTGGGCTTTGGAACAGGATTAAATGCCCTTTTAACTGCTCAATTTGCTATTGATAATGAAGTGAAAATCAATTTCACCACTATCGAGCCTTATCCATTGGATATGGAAATCATAGATCAATTGAATTATGCGACTTCAATTGGACAGGATAATTTAAAAACTGTTTTTAAAGAACTACATAGCTGTAAATGGGAAGAAAATATCGAGATTAGTCCATATTTCTCGATTCATAAAATCAAAAGTAAACTGGAGGATTTTCAAACAGACCAGCGATTTGATGTGCTCTTTTTTGATGCTTTTGCTCCAAGCAAACAAGCAGAACTCTGGACAGCGGATTTATTGCAAAAGTGTTTTTCTTTATTGCGAGAAGGAGGAGTTTTTACTACCTACAGTGCCAAAGGTCAATTAAAAAGAGATTTAAAATCAGTTGGTTTCGAAGTGGAGACTTTGCCTGGGCCTCCTGGGAAAAAGGAAATGGTGAGGGGAATTGTTAATTAG
- a CDS encoding M16 family metallopeptidase, whose translation MIKYNSFTLDNGLHVFVHEDKNTPLAVVNLLYDVGSRDEKPDKTGFAHLFEHLMFGGSKNIPNYDEPLQRVGGENNAFTSPDITNYYVTLPAQNIETAFWLESDRMLSLSFDPKVLEVQRSVVIEEFKQRYLNQPYGDLWLKLRPLAYEKHPYQWATIGKEISHIENATMDDVKDFFFTHYRPNNAYLVVAGNVDTEQIKELVDKWFGEIPSGEKRERKLPAEPKQEKAKFLEVEADVPVDALYKAYHMPAKNDDKYYATDLMSDILGRGKSSRLYKKLVKEAGVFSSLAAYVMGSVDPGLLVISGQVSAGISLENADKAVQQIIKELQAEEVANRELEKVKNQAISTTVYGEVDILNRAMSIAFGAAMGNPNLVNEEIDLIKAVSTKNIHEASNEILRAENCSTIYYKAKK comes from the coding sequence ATGATAAAATATAATTCTTTTACACTTGATAATGGTCTGCATGTTTTCGTACATGAAGACAAAAATACACCATTAGCGGTTGTTAACCTACTTTATGATGTAGGATCAAGAGATGAGAAACCTGATAAAACTGGTTTTGCACATCTTTTTGAGCATTTAATGTTCGGAGGGTCAAAAAATATTCCTAATTATGACGAACCTCTACAAAGAGTAGGAGGAGAGAACAATGCTTTTACGAGTCCAGATATTACGAATTATTATGTAACACTGCCTGCCCAAAATATTGAAACTGCTTTTTGGTTGGAATCTGACAGAATGTTATCTCTTTCTTTTGACCCCAAAGTTTTAGAAGTACAGAGAAGTGTAGTGATTGAAGAATTTAAACAACGCTATTTAAATCAACCTTATGGAGATTTATGGTTGAAATTGCGTCCATTAGCTTATGAAAAGCACCCTTATCAATGGGCAACTATAGGGAAAGAAATATCTCACATCGAAAATGCTACTATGGATGATGTAAAGGATTTTTTCTTTACTCACTACAGGCCAAACAATGCATATTTAGTTGTTGCAGGAAATGTAGATACGGAGCAAATAAAAGAATTAGTAGATAAATGGTTCGGGGAAATTCCATCAGGGGAAAAGCGAGAAAGAAAATTACCAGCTGAACCAAAGCAAGAAAAAGCTAAATTTTTGGAAGTGGAAGCGGATGTTCCAGTTGATGCATTGTATAAAGCATATCACATGCCAGCCAAAAATGATGATAAATATTATGCTACAGATTTGATGAGCGATATTTTGGGAAGAGGTAAATCAAGTAGATTATATAAAAAATTAGTGAAGGAAGCTGGAGTTTTTTCTAGTTTGGCTGCTTATGTAATGGGCTCAGTTGATCCTGGTTTATTGGTGATTAGCGGGCAGGTTTCAGCTGGAATTAGTTTGGAAAATGCAGATAAAGCTGTTCAGCAAATCATAAAAGAATTGCAAGCTGAGGAAGTTGCCAACAGGGAATTAGAAAAAGTAAAGAATCAAGCAATTTCCACTACTGTATATGGCGAAGTAGATATTTTGAATCGTGCAATGTCCATTGCTTTTGGAGCTGCTATGGGTAATCCTAATTTGGTAAATGAAGAAATTGATTTGATAAAAGCAGTAAGCACGAAAAACATCCATGAGGCATCAAATGAAATTTTGAGAGCCGAAAATTGTTCCACTATTTATTATAAGGCAAAGAAATGA
- a CDS encoding threonine aldolase family protein — protein MIDLRSDTITQPTAGMKEAMMAAPVGDDVFGEDPTINALEQKAADYFGMESAIFCPSGTMTNQIAIRVHTAPHTEVICDAKSHIYLYEGGGIAYNSFASVRLLHGDRGRITAEMIQDNINNPDDVHAPISTLVSLENTMNKGGGCVYDFNEIEKISSLCKDKNLKLHLDGARLFNALVATDDDPKKYGKHFDTISICLSKGLGCPVGSLLLGDKATIKKARRVRKVLGGGMRQAGFLAAAGIYALDHHINRLNEDNDRAKTIANALDSLGFVDSVMPVETNIVIFKLANNALSVDFVEKLKQIGILAVPFGKHDVRFVTHLDFDDDMLDDMIKKLKAI, from the coding sequence ATGATAGATTTAAGAAGTGACACTATAACCCAACCAACAGCTGGAATGAAGGAAGCCATGATGGCTGCCCCAGTTGGAGATGACGTTTTTGGCGAAGACCCTACTATAAATGCTTTGGAACAAAAAGCTGCTGATTATTTCGGGATGGAATCTGCTATTTTCTGCCCTAGCGGAACGATGACCAATCAAATTGCTATCAGAGTCCATACTGCTCCACACACTGAAGTTATTTGCGATGCAAAATCTCATATCTATTTATATGAAGGTGGTGGAATAGCTTATAATTCTTTTGCTTCCGTTCGTTTGTTGCATGGTGATAGAGGAAGAATAACGGCTGAAATGATTCAGGATAATATCAACAATCCTGATGATGTTCATGCACCTATCTCAACTTTGGTTTCTTTAGAAAACACAATGAATAAAGGAGGTGGTTGCGTATATGACTTCAATGAAATCGAAAAAATTAGTTCGCTTTGTAAAGACAAAAATTTGAAACTTCATTTGGATGGAGCTAGGCTATTCAATGCTTTAGTTGCCACAGATGATGATCCTAAGAAATATGGAAAGCACTTTGACACCATTTCAATATGCTTGTCAAAAGGATTAGGCTGTCCTGTAGGCTCTTTATTACTTGGAGATAAAGCTACTATCAAAAAAGCCAGAAGAGTAAGAAAAGTCTTAGGAGGCGGAATGCGTCAGGCCGGTTTTCTGGCAGCTGCGGGCATTTATGCTTTAGATCATCATATAAACCGACTTAATGAGGACAATGATAGAGCAAAAACTATTGCTAATGCATTAGATAGTTTAGGTTTTGTAGATTCCGTTATGCCTGTTGAGACTAATATTGTCATATTCAAATTAGCCAACAATGCTTTATCGGTTGATTTTGTTGAAAAACTAAAGCAAATAGGCATTTTAGCTGTTCCATTTGGAAAGCATGATGTCCGATTTGTGACACATCTCGATTTTGACGATGACATGCTTGATGATATGATCAAGAAATTAAAAGCTATTTAA